One genomic region from Euzebya tangerina encodes:
- a CDS encoding aminoglycoside phosphotransferase family protein, whose protein sequence is MSPVHGEVVLKLNFPHSESEREGAALAVWNGDGAVRLLAEDSARRALLLERCRPGTALADVEDADLAGSQDRMDVVVDLLRRTLVPTTVAFTSLADEAGRWARRLPRRWNAFGRPFPQRLVHAAVADIEDLLLGVEPPVLLNADLHAHNILSAEREPWLIIDPKPLVGERAFAAASIVRSFEFGHSLRAVWHRLDRLCDGLQLDRERARRWTCAQTTAWAVDSSHREAHIEVVEWLRSVG, encoded by the coding sequence GTGAGTCCGGTGCACGGTGAGGTGGTCCTGAAGCTGAACTTCCCACATTCGGAGAGCGAGCGGGAGGGCGCCGCGTTGGCGGTGTGGAACGGGGATGGCGCTGTTCGGCTCTTGGCGGAGGACTCAGCCCGCCGTGCACTGCTGCTGGAGCGTTGTCGACCAGGTACGGCACTTGCCGACGTCGAGGATGCGGACCTTGCTGGTTCGCAAGACCGGATGGACGTCGTGGTCGATCTGCTCCGACGGACGCTGGTTCCGACCACCGTGGCCTTCACCTCGCTGGCAGATGAAGCTGGCCGTTGGGCCCGCCGGTTGCCGCGACGATGGAACGCCTTCGGGCGACCGTTTCCACAACGACTCGTTCATGCTGCGGTCGCAGACATCGAGGATCTGCTCCTCGGTGTGGAGCCGCCGGTCTTGCTGAACGCTGATCTGCACGCCCACAACATCCTGTCGGCCGAGCGAGAGCCGTGGCTGATCATCGACCCGAAACCGTTGGTCGGAGAGCGAGCCTTCGCGGCGGCCTCGATCGTTCGATCCTTCGAGTTCGGGCACAGCCTCCGCGCCGTGTGGCACCGACTGGACCGGCTCTGCGATGGGCTCCAGCTCGATCGAGAACGGGCCAGGCGGTGGACGTGTGCCCAGACGACGGCCTGGGCGGTGGACTCGTCGCATCGCGAGGCCCATATCGAGGTCGTGGAGTGGCTGCGATCGGTCGGCTGA